One segment of Mycobacterium spongiae DNA contains the following:
- a CDS encoding sulfatase-like hydrolase/transferase has product MANEFRGKIELDIRDSEPDWGPFAAPSAPDGSPNVLYLVWDDVGIATWDCFGGLVEMPAMRRIVERGVRLTQFHTTAMCSPTRASLLTGRNATTVGMATIEEFTDGFPNCSGRIPADSALLSEVLAERGWNTYCVGKWHLTPLEESNMAATKRHWPLARGFERFYGFLGAEIDQWYPDLVYDNHPVDPPATPEDGYHLSKDIADKIIEFIRDAKVIAPDKPWFSYVAPGAGHAPHHVSKQWAEKYRGRFDMGYERYREIVFENQKRMGVVPEGTELSPLNPYLDVKGPNGEPWPWQDTVRPWDELSDEEKKLFCRMAEVFAGFLSYTDAQIGRILDYLEESGQLDNTIIVVVSDNGASGEGGPNGSVNEAKFFNGYIDTVEESMRYYDDLGGPQTYNHYPIGWAMAFNTPYKLCKRYASHEGGIADPAIISWPKGIAAQGELRDNYINVCDVTPTIYDLLNIEAAATVKGVSQKPLDGVSFKAALNDPNADTGKTTQFYTMLGTRGIWHNGWFANTIHAAMPSGWGHFDQDRWELFHIESDRSQVHDLAAEQPDKLDELKTLWFSEAAKYNGLPLGDLSILENMGRARPFLVVNRTSFTYYPGIAGVGLGAAAELLGQSFSVAAEVDITTTEAQGVLFKHGSAHGGHVLFIQDGRLHYVYNFLGEEEQQLSSPAAVPTGEHIFGLAYERTGTVEGSHTPLGNATLWVDHTPVATLKGMKIQPGTFGLSGGGITVGRNTGQGVSRAYTAPFAFSGGAIAKVTVNVSGAANPDPERQVAAAFAKD; this is encoded by the coding sequence ATGGCTAACGAGTTCCGGGGCAAGATTGAGCTGGATATCCGTGATTCTGAACCGGATTGGGGACCTTTCGCTGCCCCGAGCGCGCCCGATGGCTCGCCCAATGTGCTCTATCTCGTGTGGGATGACGTTGGCATCGCAACTTGGGACTGCTTCGGCGGACTCGTGGAGATGCCGGCCATGCGCCGCATCGTCGAGCGCGGTGTGCGGCTCACCCAGTTCCACACCACGGCGATGTGCTCACCGACGCGGGCTTCGCTGCTGACCGGGCGCAACGCCACCACCGTCGGCATGGCGACCATCGAGGAGTTCACCGATGGTTTCCCGAACTGTAGCGGCCGGATTCCGGCGGACAGCGCGCTGCTCTCCGAGGTGCTCGCCGAGCGCGGGTGGAACACCTACTGCGTCGGCAAGTGGCATCTGACTCCGTTGGAGGAATCCAATATGGCCGCGACCAAACGGCATTGGCCGCTGGCACGCGGGTTCGAACGGTTCTACGGTTTCCTGGGCGCCGAGATCGACCAGTGGTATCCCGACCTCGTCTACGACAACCATCCGGTCGACCCACCGGCCACCCCGGAGGACGGCTACCACCTGTCCAAGGACATCGCCGACAAGATCATCGAATTCATCAGGGATGCCAAGGTGATTGCGCCCGACAAACCCTGGTTTTCCTACGTCGCGCCCGGCGCGGGCCACGCGCCCCACCACGTGTCGAAGCAGTGGGCGGAGAAGTACCGCGGCCGCTTTGACATGGGGTACGAGCGCTACCGCGAGATCGTGTTCGAGAACCAAAAGCGGATGGGCGTTGTTCCGGAGGGCACCGAATTGTCGCCACTGAATCCCTATCTGGACGTCAAGGGTCCCAACGGCGAGCCATGGCCGTGGCAAGACACCGTGCGACCGTGGGATGAGCTCAGCGACGAGGAGAAAAAGCTGTTCTGCCGGATGGCCGAGGTGTTCGCCGGGTTCCTGAGCTACACCGACGCCCAGATCGGGCGGATCCTGGACTACCTGGAGGAGTCCGGCCAGCTTGACAACACCATCATCGTTGTCGTGTCGGACAACGGGGCCAGCGGTGAAGGTGGGCCGAACGGCTCGGTCAACGAGGCCAAGTTCTTCAACGGCTACATCGACACCGTTGAAGAGAGCATGCGCTACTACGACGACCTGGGCGGCCCGCAGACCTACAACCACTATCCAATCGGGTGGGCGATGGCGTTCAACACGCCGTACAAACTCTGCAAGCGCTACGCATCCCATGAGGGCGGCATCGCCGACCCCGCGATCATTTCCTGGCCCAAAGGCATTGCGGCCCAAGGCGAACTGCGGGACAACTACATCAATGTCTGCGACGTCACCCCAACGATCTATGACCTGCTGAACATCGAGGCGGCGGCGACGGTCAAGGGAGTATCCCAGAAGCCGCTTGACGGGGTGAGCTTCAAAGCCGCCTTGAACGATCCGAATGCTGACACCGGAAAGACGACACAGTTCTACACCATGCTGGGCACCCGCGGCATCTGGCACAACGGCTGGTTCGCCAACACCATCCACGCCGCAATGCCTTCGGGCTGGGGCCATTTCGACCAGGACCGCTGGGAGCTGTTCCACATCGAGTCGGATCGCAGCCAAGTACACGACCTCGCCGCCGAGCAGCCCGACAAGCTCGACGAACTGAAGACCCTATGGTTCAGCGAGGCCGCCAAGTACAACGGGTTACCGCTGGGCGATCTGAGCATCCTGGAGAACATGGGCCGGGCCAGACCCTTCCTGGTCGTCAATCGAACATCGTTCACGTATTACCCAGGGATCGCCGGCGTCGGCCTCGGTGCGGCCGCCGAGCTGCTCGGCCAATCCTTCTCGGTGGCTGCCGAGGTCGACATCACCACCACCGAGGCACAGGGCGTGCTATTCAAGCACGGCTCGGCACACGGCGGGCACGTGCTGTTCATCCAGGATGGCCGCCTGCATTACGTGTACAACTTCCTCGGCGAAGAGGAGCAGCAGCTGTCCTCGCCTGCTGCCGTGCCGACGGGTGAACACATCTTCGGCCTGGCCTACGAGCGGACCGGCACCGTGGAAGGGAGCCACACCCCCCTGGGCAACGCCACGCTCTGGGTTGACCACACGCCAGTCGCGACACTGAAGGGCATGAAGATTCAGCCGGGCACGTTCGGGCTATCCGGCGGTGGCATCACCGTTGGGCGGAACACCGGGCAAGGCGTGTCGCGCGCCTACACCGCACCGTTTGCCTTCTCCGGGGGCGCCATCGCGAAGGTGACCGTCAACGTGTCCGGCGCCGCCAACCCCGACCCGGAAAGACAGGTCGCGGCCGCCTTCGCAAAGGACTGA
- a CDS encoding PE family protein: MSSFVSVAPEAFAAATGDLIGIGEAINRAAASAAPSTTAIVAAAGDEVSAAIAGFLGSHAQEFQTLSARMTLLHTQFVRALSEAGAAYAAAEAANVSPLQALLRQAEGLGLVSPLERLVGPLFGSGAGGVAASEPVGLDGSGALLGAAATNEAGLGGSMNYAATEALSAPATGEVTGVKTGFSFLKIPIGPSSFFGIPIEQFNYPAPAHWYFPTQADGSVNANGVIYLQHGFGAIGWFYQPLAMELAQQTNSIVVTPTVPSLPLPFGMWIGGAELQQGVGSLFLGSQTALNISANQAGYLGPLPEHFVLSGHSAGGGLATAAGGYYVAGLGGNAAANNLLGVLMFDGVSSNASVFAASIANLQTLDIPVYTVAAPPQPFNAFGVTTNQLVSLYPGQFVGAEIVNGSHVDSMLGGNPLVDFAAQLLTGFSPPGATAAVYTLSSGWINDMYAGGSPTNPMFGIYGPNGGYVPPGGQAIILGPAAAIVLPT, translated from the coding sequence ATGTCGTCGTTCGTGAGCGTGGCACCCGAGGCGTTTGCCGCCGCGACGGGAGACTTGATCGGGATCGGAGAGGCGATCAACAGGGCGGCCGCATCCGCGGCGCCCTCGACCACGGCGATTGTCGCGGCGGCAGGTGATGAGGTATCGGCGGCTATCGCGGGTTTCTTGGGCAGCCACGCCCAAGAGTTTCAGACGCTGAGCGCACGGATGACGTTGCTTCACACCCAGTTCGTGCGTGCGCTGAGCGAGGCTGGAGCCGCGTACGCGGCTGCCGAGGCCGCGAATGTGTCGCCGCTGCAAGCGCTGCTGCGGCAGGCCGAAGGACTGGGGCTGGTGTCCCCTCTGGAACGGCTGGTGGGGCCGCTGTTCGGTAGCGGCGCCGGCGGGGTTGCGGCATCCGAACCGGTTGGCCTTGATGGGTCCGGCGCGCTGCTTGGCGCGGCGGCGACCAATGAGGCGGGCCTCGGCGGCTCGATGAACTATGCCGCCACCGAAGCTCTGAGCGCGCCGGCCACCGGTGAAGTGACTGGGGTCAAGACCGGGTTCTCTTTCCTGAAGATTCCGATTGGCCCGTCCTCTTTCTTCGGAATACCGATCGAGCAGTTCAACTATCCCGCCCCCGCACACTGGTACTTCCCGACGCAGGCAGATGGTTCGGTGAACGCCAACGGCGTCATCTATCTGCAGCACGGCTTCGGGGCCATTGGTTGGTTCTATCAGCCGCTGGCCATGGAGCTGGCGCAGCAGACCAACAGCATTGTCGTCACCCCCACCGTGCCGTCACTTCCGTTGCCGTTCGGCATGTGGATCGGCGGTGCGGAGTTGCAGCAGGGCGTGGGCTCGCTGTTCCTCGGCAGCCAGACGGCGCTGAACATCAGCGCGAACCAGGCCGGCTATCTCGGCCCGCTGCCGGAACACTTCGTCTTGAGTGGACACTCCGCTGGTGGTGGCCTCGCCACGGCCGCCGGCGGCTATTACGTCGCGGGCCTTGGCGGGAACGCAGCTGCCAACAACCTTCTCGGTGTGCTGATGTTCGACGGGGTCTCCTCCAACGCCTCCGTCTTCGCGGCCTCGATAGCCAACCTGCAAACCTTGGATATCCCCGTTTACACAGTGGCCGCGCCGCCGCAGCCGTTCAACGCCTTCGGTGTCACCACGAATCAGTTGGTCAGCCTGTACCCCGGACAGTTCGTTGGGGCCGAGATTGTCAACGGCTCGCATGTGGATTCGATGCTCGGTGGCAATCCTCTTGTCGACTTCGCTGCCCAGCTGCTGACAGGATTCTCTCCGCCCGGGGCCACTGCGGCGGTGTACACCCTGTCCTCGGGCTGGATCAACGACATGTACGCCGGTGGGAGTCCGACCAACCCGATGTTCGGCATCTACGGGCCTAACGGCGGTTACGTGCCGCCCGGCGGCCAGGCGATCATCCTGGGCCCGGCGGCCGCGATCGTATTGCCCACGTAG
- a CDS encoding MSMEG_1061 family FMN-dependent PPOX-type flavoprotein yields MPSASRRSLACRAKEATVLAPDDRFGGIDGIVTSDDELRSIIGTPTPQVIAKVTDRLDSICTEFIAKSPFCVVASSDPSGTIDLSPKGDPPGFVRVLDEHRLVIPDRPGNRRIDTFRNLMRDPRVGLIFIIPGRGETLRIAGEARVVRDAALLRSLQVKGKVPVLALVVYVVHAFMHCPKCMVRSGIWQPQQWPDSDDLADIGAAMIAHGKLDKTPEQMYEDAQRAGLTQLY; encoded by the coding sequence GTGCCGTCTGCCAGTCGACGTTCTCTGGCATGTCGAGCGAAAGAAGCGACTGTGTTGGCACCGGATGACCGTTTCGGGGGTATCGACGGAATCGTCACTTCGGACGATGAGCTGCGAAGCATCATCGGAACCCCGACGCCGCAGGTGATCGCAAAAGTCACCGACCGGCTCGACAGCATCTGTACCGAATTCATTGCGAAGTCGCCATTCTGCGTTGTCGCTTCGTCGGATCCGTCGGGCACAATTGACCTCTCGCCCAAAGGTGACCCGCCGGGCTTCGTGCGTGTGCTCGATGAGCATCGGCTGGTCATCCCCGATCGTCCGGGCAACAGACGAATCGACACGTTCCGCAACCTGATGCGCGACCCACGTGTCGGGCTTATTTTCATCATCCCCGGCAGGGGCGAGACGCTGCGTATCGCCGGGGAAGCGCGCGTGGTTCGCGATGCCGCGCTGCTGCGATCGCTGCAGGTGAAGGGCAAAGTCCCGGTGCTGGCCTTGGTTGTCTACGTCGTCCACGCGTTCATGCATTGTCCGAAATGCATGGTCCGTAGTGGGATCTGGCAGCCACAGCAGTGGCCGGACAGCGACGACCTGGCGGATATCGGCGCGGCGATGATCGCGCACGGAAAGCTCGACAAAACCCCCGAGCAGATGTATGAGGACGCCCAACGAGCAGGCCTTACTCAGCTGTATTGA
- a CDS encoding MFS transporter, translating into MRTPNEQALLSCIEAARSPRAAPAAAAAAAGAHSTHHDDEKLLIYLSSLVHPGCARSIAMGKTRTTRRRALRSPQSGNFRLFMTSHVTSQFGQWLQLVALAWMAAEMTGSGSTLGWIAVAAFGPLLILGPWTGALADRMDKLRLLRTMQLLIVGQAAALGAVVLTATTTMTVVFGLTLAYGMLYAVETPTRRALLAELVDHDQLPRAVSISHVVSAVGRILGPVSAGALIASVGIGWCFITTAVSYVVALSALHAIRRDAMHAAEPAQETGAVRAGLRYVWRIPELRIALLLTAILTTFGFNQQVVIPLLVEQDFGGDVVVYTLLYTALSVGSVFGAVAAARRREIDLRLLTAAIIAFGVANGLIAISPNLMMALAASVATGTTAFLFVTSATVLLQQRCAPTMRGRVMALHAMVFAGGLPIGGPIMGAIADYGGPRAAMAVGSVAALLGGAAVLRHILAHHTVPDEYPQNLVPART; encoded by the coding sequence ATGAGGACGCCCAACGAGCAGGCCTTACTCAGCTGTATTGAGGCGGCACGCTCGCCCCGCGCCGCACCCGCAGCCGCAGCCGCAGCCGCAGGGGCGCACTCAACCCATCACGATGATGAGAAGCTGCTCATCTACCTCTCATCGCTAGTCCATCCGGGCTGCGCACGATCGATTGCTATGGGTAAAACACGAACAACTCGTCGACGCGCTTTGCGCTCCCCACAGTCTGGCAACTTCCGGCTCTTCATGACGAGCCACGTCACATCGCAGTTCGGCCAATGGCTCCAGTTGGTGGCGTTGGCGTGGATGGCCGCCGAAATGACGGGCAGCGGCAGCACCCTGGGCTGGATCGCGGTCGCGGCGTTCGGACCGCTGTTGATACTCGGGCCATGGACCGGCGCGCTAGCCGACCGCATGGACAAGCTTCGCCTGCTACGCACCATGCAGCTGCTGATCGTCGGCCAGGCGGCCGCTCTCGGTGCGGTGGTACTGACCGCAACCACCACGATGACCGTGGTGTTCGGGCTGACGTTGGCCTACGGAATGCTCTATGCGGTCGAAACCCCCACCCGTCGAGCCCTGCTGGCCGAACTCGTCGACCACGACCAACTTCCACGCGCGGTGAGCATCAGCCACGTGGTCAGCGCCGTGGGCCGGATCCTCGGCCCTGTTTCCGCCGGCGCGTTGATCGCGTCGGTGGGTATCGGCTGGTGTTTCATCACTACCGCCGTCAGTTATGTGGTTGCGCTGAGCGCCCTGCATGCGATCCGTCGCGACGCGATGCACGCCGCTGAGCCGGCACAGGAAACCGGAGCCGTGCGCGCAGGCCTTCGCTACGTTTGGCGCATCCCCGAGCTTCGCATCGCGCTGTTGCTGACCGCGATCCTCACCACCTTCGGGTTCAACCAGCAGGTCGTCATCCCGCTACTCGTCGAGCAGGATTTCGGGGGCGACGTCGTGGTCTACACGCTGCTCTATACCGCTCTTAGCGTCGGCTCCGTCTTCGGTGCCGTAGCAGCAGCCCGCCGCCGCGAGATCGACCTGCGCTTGCTCACCGCGGCCATCATCGCCTTCGGGGTGGCGAACGGCCTGATCGCGATCTCGCCCAATCTGATGATGGCTCTGGCCGCCAGCGTCGCTACCGGGACCACCGCCTTCTTGTTCGTCACGTCGGCGACGGTCCTGCTTCAGCAGCGCTGCGCACCGACGATGCGTGGCCGGGTGATGGCGCTGCATGCAATGGTGTTCGCCGGTGGGCTGCCCATTGGGGGACCGATCATGGGTGCGATCGCCGACTACGGCGGGCCTCGCGCCGCGATGGCCGTGGGATCGGTGGCGGCGCTGCTCGGCGGTGCCGCTGTGCTGCGACACATCCTGGCGCACCACACCGTTCCCGACGAGTACCCACAAAATCTCGTGCCGGCCCGCACGTGA
- a CDS encoding PE family protein: MSFVIAVPEVVGAAATDVARIGSTLSAANAAAAGQTTAVLAAAEDEVSAAIAALFSAHGQAYQAASTQVTAFEAQFVQALSASAGAYAHAEAASAASVAGPLLDAVNAPVLALTGRPLIGNGANGAPGTGANGAAGGWLIGNGGAGGSGAAMTGQNGGSGGAAGLIGAGGAGGTGGSSAGAGGAGGAGGSGGWLLGVGGTGGAGGFGNTAGGVGGAGGAGGLFSAGGAGGAGGINFGGVGGVGGVGGGGGVLAGLVGGGGGDGGVGGLGALGGGAGGAGGDTGLLGRGGAGGAGGVGAFGAGGDGGAGGNAGLLVGSGGAGGIGGASDNGGGGGAGGAGGNAGLLFGSGGSGGAGGTSNIEGGAGGAGGDAGWVGNGGIGGDGGFSRSDNGGTGGTGGRAGLLVGNGGAGGTGGAAAAASGVGGDGGNGGGGVLIGNGGNAGIGGVGLATGSTGTGGTSGLLLGLDGFNAPASTSPLHTLQQQALAAINAPIGDLTGRPLIGNGTPGQAGTGGHGTPGGWLLGDGGAGGSGAAELGLPGGRGGAAGLWGTGGTGGTGGDSPFGTGGAGGAAGAGGSLFGAGGSGGVGGFGGVAGGAGGAGGAGGLVSSGGQGGAGGAGVSTGPAGGGAGGAGGAGGLLGGLVGAGGGAGGAGGYNNSPGGTGGDGGAGGNAGPLGGPGGTGGTGGPNISGLAGGTGGSGGNAGLLFGSGGAGGAGGAGAFGGGGDGGAGGNAGLLFSSAGTGGDGGAGGTDGGDGGDGGTVGLATVGGAGGAGGAGTGGGGDGGVGGIGGQLLGTGGAGGAGGEGGVNGGDGGNGGDVVTIGTGGNGGNGGDGTTMGSPGTGGEGGLLLGEDGIEGLP, translated from the coding sequence ATGTCGTTTGTGATTGCGGTGCCTGAGGTGGTTGGGGCAGCGGCAACGGATGTGGCCAGGATCGGCTCGACGCTGAGCGCAGCCAATGCGGCCGCGGCGGGCCAGACGACGGCGGTGCTGGCCGCCGCCGAAGACGAGGTGTCGGCGGCGATTGCGGCGTTGTTCTCCGCCCACGGCCAGGCCTATCAGGCTGCCAGCACGCAGGTGACGGCGTTTGAAGCCCAGTTCGTTCAGGCCCTATCGGCGAGTGCGGGGGCCTACGCCCATGCTGAGGCCGCCAGCGCGGCGTCGGTCGCTGGACCGCTACTCGACGCGGTCAACGCGCCCGTTCTGGCGCTCACCGGACGCCCGTTGATCGGCAATGGCGCTAACGGTGCCCCAGGGACCGGGGCTAACGGGGCAGCTGGCGGGTGGTTGATCGGCAATGGCGGAGCCGGCGGGTCGGGTGCTGCGATGACGGGCCAAAACGGCGGGTCCGGCGGGGCGGCCGGGCTGATCGGCGCCGGTGGGGCGGGTGGGACCGGAGGGAGTTCTGCGGGTGCCGGTGGAGCCGGTGGCGCTGGTGGGTCCGGCGGATGGCTGTTGGGCGTCGGTGGGACCGGCGGAGCCGGCGGGTTCGGCAACACTGCAGGTGGGGTCGGGGGTGCCGGTGGCGCCGGCGGCCTGTTCAGTGCCGGCGGGGCCGGCGGGGCCGGCGGAATCAACTTTGGCGGGGTCGGCGGGGTCGGTGGAGTAGGCGGCGGTGGCGGGGTGCTGGCCGGGCTGGTCGGCGGCGGCGGCGGTGACGGAGGGGTCGGGGGACTCGGCGCTTTGGGCGGGGGTGCCGGAGGGGCCGGCGGCGATACTGGCCTGCTTGGCCGCGGCGGCGCCGGTGGCGCTGGTGGAGTCGGCGCTTTCGGCGCCGGGGGTGACGGCGGCGCGGGCGGCAACGCCGGGCTCCTGGTGGGTAGCGGCGGCGCCGGCGGCATCGGAGGCGCCAGCGATAACGGCGGGGGCGGCGGGGCCGGCGGGGCCGGCGGCAATGCCGGGCTCCTGTTCGGCAGCGGCGGCTCCGGAGGGGCGGGCGGAACCAGCAATATCGAAGGGGGTGCCGGGGGGGCGGGCGGCGACGCCGGCTGGGTTGGCAATGGCGGAATCGGCGGGGACGGCGGATTCAGCCGGTCCGACAACGGCGGCACCGGCGGGACGGGCGGCCGGGCCGGTCTGCTGGTGGGCAACGGCGGCGCCGGCGGCACCGGCGGCGCCGCCGCCGCGGCAAGTGGTGTCGGTGGGGACGGCGGCAACGGCGGCGGCGGTGTGTTGATCGGCAACGGCGGCAACGCTGGCATCGGAGGGGTCGGCCTAGCCACCGGCAGCACCGGCACCGGAGGCACCAGCGGGCTGCTGTTGGGCCTAGACGGATTCAACGCCCCGGCGAGCACCTCGCCACTTCACACCCTGCAACAACAGGCGCTGGCTGCGATCAACGCACCCATCGGGGACCTGACCGGGCGACCACTGATCGGCAACGGCACACCCGGGCAAGCCGGCACCGGCGGGCACGGCACACCCGGCGGCTGGCTACTGGGCGACGGCGGAGCCGGTGGATCCGGCGCGGCAGAATTGGGCCTGCCCGGCGGACGCGGCGGGGCCGCCGGTCTGTGGGGCACCGGCGGCACCGGCGGCACTGGCGGCGACTCGCCCTTCGGCACCGGCGGGGCCGGCGGGGCTGCCGGTGCCGGCGGGTCGCTGTTCGGCGCCGGTGGTAGCGGTGGTGTTGGCGGGTTCGGTGGCGTCGCAGGCGGGGCAGGCGGCGCCGGCGGGGCCGGCGGGCTGGTGAGTAGCGGAGGTCAGGGCGGAGCCGGGGGTGCCGGCGTTAGCACCGGCCCCGCCGGTGGTGGCGCCGGTGGTGCTGGTGGTGCCGGTGGGCTGCTCGGCGGGCTCGTCGGCGCCGGGGGCGGGGCCGGCGGGGCCGGCGGATACAACAACAGCCCTGGCGGTACCGGTGGCGACGGTGGGGCCGGTGGCAACGCCGGCCCGCTCGGCGGGCCCGGGGGCACCGGCGGAACCGGCGGGCCCAACATCAGTGGCTTGGCAGGCGGAACCGGCGGGTCCGGCGGTAATGCCGGGCTCCTGTTCGGCAGCGGCGGCGCCGGCGGCGCTGGTGGAGCCGGCGCTTTCGGCGGCGGGGGTGACGGCGGCGCGGGCGGTAATGCCGGGCTGCTGTTCTCCAGCGCCGGAACCGGGGGTGACGGCGGGGCCGGCGGGACTGACGGCGGGGACGGCGGGGACGGCGGCACCGTTGGCCTGGCTACCGTCGGCGGCGCCGGTGGCGCTGGTGGAGCAGGCACCGGTGGGGGAGGTGACGGCGGAGTTGGTGGTATTGGCGGACAGTTGTTGGGCACCGGCGGCGCCGGCGGTGCGGGTGGGGAAGGCGGCGTCAACGGTGGGGACGGTGGCAACGGCGGCGACGTCGTGACGATCGGCACCGGCGGCAACGGCGGCAACGGCGGCGATGGCACAACCATGGGCAGCCCTGGTACCGGCGGAGAAGGCGGGCTGCTGTTAGGCGAAGACGGGATCGAAGGCCTGCCCTAG